Below is a genomic region from Tripterygium wilfordii isolate XIE 37 chromosome 12, ASM1340144v1, whole genome shotgun sequence.
GGTTGTAAGCCACGAGGATGGAAACCTCGCCCTCTTCCACCACTCCGTCCAGAACCCGGGCTCATACTGCTTCCATGCCAGTATCCTATGCCTCTTCCTGAAATATGTGTACCTCCATGTCCTGAAGTAAACTTTGGACTAGTCCCAAGCCAATGACCCCTGCTTTGCCCATGAACGACTCCAGGGCCATATGCATCAGAACCAGGGGCTAGTGTGCCAGCTCCCGCATTAGATGGAAAACCATAATTAGGTATGCTCCCAGGTCTGTTCCAACCTCCAGGTGTAGTTCCCTGAAGCATAGGAAACGGACTGCCCATTCCTGCTGGGCTTCTGTGAGGAGTAAAGCCACTGTAGTGAACGGGTCTTTGGTGTCTCTGATGAGGCGAATAATGGCTTGGCTGCACTTGATGAGCAAAGGGACTTATTTCAGGATTTATTGATCCTATTAAATCAGACAGACAATAATCAAGACaaacatataaaagaaaatctCATCAACACTAAACTCACACACGTAGAGCGGTCTCTCGACCGATTTTGGAGTAATAGCAGTTCAAGTACTATAGCAGTGAAAATGCAAACAACGTTAAAGCTATGTGCCTGGTCCATCCCAACCTCTAGGTGTAGTTCCATGATGTGTAGGAAATGGACTGCCCATTCCTGCTGGGTTTTTATGAGAAGCAAAGCCACTGTAGTGAATGGGTCATTGGTGTCTCTGATCAGGAGAATAATAGCTTTGCTGCACTTGATGAGCAGGAGGAGCAAAGCCACTGTAGTGAACGGGTCTTTGGTGTCTCTGATCAGGAGAATAATAGCTTTGCGGCACTTGATGAGCAGGGGGAGTGATTTCAGGATTTATTGATTCTATTAAATCATAGAATCAAAAATCAAGGCAAACATATGAAAGAAAAACTCATGAACGCTAATGAGTAATGACTAAACTAATGCACATAGAGCTGTTTTTCAACTGATTTTGGAGCAATCATAAACACTTCAGGCATTATAGCAGTGAGAATGCAAATAGGTCTAGACTTCATGTATCTGtgcacaaaaaaataaagtttatgTGGCCAATATGATGCCAGAAAGCAAAATTACAGCGACAAAACTACAGGGAGTTTATATTATTGTTAAAACGCTACTGGCTATCAAAAGTTTCCATGTAAAAAAAGACATTGGACTCGTAAGAGGATACTAATAACTTTGACAATGACTAGACAAAAATAACTACCATAATGAAGGGCTAATGACAACACCTAAAAATATGAATTTCGAATCCTCATATTAGATctagaaattacaaacaatgCCCCTACATCTAAAACGCATCACAATAGCTACGAGTTGGTTTGTAATGCTGGTTATGTGCAATTAGCCATTCCTTGAGGGGGCAAGCCTGCCTGCCTCTACTTCTAAAATGCATCACAATAGTTCTGAGTTGGTTAGACAATGCTGGTTATATCATTATATGCAATCAGCCATTCCTTGCGAGGCAAGTCTGCCTCTCAAGCTTCTGTGCACGCAGGCCTCGTTGCcggagtttagactcatatctaATGTCCAAAGGGCAAGCTTGAATGGTGTCATTCTCCGTTAACAAAAAAAAGTCTGCCTCTCAATGTTTGTTAAGTAATTATATTCTCATACCTCTTAAGGCTCTACCAACAGTACAAAGCCCATATTTTTCTTAATATGAACAATCAATACCTCCCATAGGATAAACCAATATCAGTTTTGAGCTTGATCAAGCAAATAGgcgcaaaaaaaaagaaaaaaaaaaaggcatgtgAACACCAAATAGTTACAATATAGCATACAGCCAAAATCAACAGCAACCATGAATTAGTAAGGAAATCTACAAATATAGACCCTTAACACACAACTTAATAGATTGTGATACCTTGAGCTGAAGGTGAAAACCTCGTTTCAGGAGATCCGCCATGAGTTGGAGGCGCGGCGTAAGCTTGAGCGATGAGGTTACCGGTCATGCTCTTCTTGCTTGAGGAGAATGCTGCCACAGGGTCGGAGTAAAAATCAAACCTCGCAGTTTTAGAAGACTCCTCCATCATTGCTGTAGGGGAGTTTTCGATCAAGGGATTAGAGAGGAACCCAGGTCCCGTATAAGTTGCTACTTGACTAGAAACTGGCTCCTGGGCAGATGTTTCCATGTGCCCTAAACCCACTAGCTAATAAGATATCCACGAACAATTCTACCCCCACTATTTTCTACCTATACTCCAATTTTACTCAACTTAACTTTGACCCTATATTTATGATTATAATACCCCATCTCAAAACTTTAAGGAGAGACTTACAAGCACACTTTCTCCGTCATACCTCTATTTATGATTACGAAGGCACTACATATAAAATGGTCCCCCGCACTTccttcatgccacctagattatggacaattatgaacacatatcattttggttatgATT
It encodes:
- the LOC120010269 gene encoding protein SICKLE-like isoform X3, which produces METSAQEPVSSQVATYTGPGFLSNPLIENSPTAMMEESSKTARFDFYSDPVAAFSSSKKSMTGNLIAQAYAAPPTHGGSPETRFSPSAQVQPSHYSPHQRHQRPVHYSGFTPHRSPAGMGSPFPMLQGTTPGGWNRPGSIPNYGFPSNAGAGTLAPGSDAYGPGVVHGQSRGHWLGTSPKFTSGHGGTHISGRGIGYWHGSSMSPGSGRSGGRGRGFHPRGLQPDRTLGPERFYNKSMVEDPWQHLKPVIWKSLDTPGSSNSWLPKSISMKKARVPEAPNKTNSQRSLAEYLAASFDEAVNDAAGV
- the LOC120010269 gene encoding protein SICKLE-like isoform X2; the protein is METSAQEPVSSQVATYTGPGFLSNPLIENSPTAMMEESSKTARFDFYSDPVAAFSSSKKSMTGNLIAQAYAAPPTHGGSPETRFSPSAQGSINPEISPFAHQVQPSHYSPHQRHQRPVHYSGFTPHRSPAGMGSPFPMLQGTTPGGWNRPGSIPNYGFPSNAGAGTLAPGSDAYGPGVVHGQSRGHWLGTSPKFTSGHGGTHISGRGIGYWHGSSMSPGSGRSGGRGRGFHPRGLQPDRTLGPERFYNKSMVEDPWQHLKPVIWKSLDTPGSSNSWLPKSISMKKARVPEAPNKTNSQRSLAEYLAASFDEAVNDAAGV
- the LOC120010269 gene encoding protein SICKLE-like isoform X1, with translation MADLLKRGFHLQLKCRKAIILLIRDTKDPFTTVALLLLLIKCSKAIILLIRDTNDPFTTVALLLIKTQQEWAVHFLHIMELHLEVGMDQAHSFNVVCIFTAIVLELLLLQNRSRDRSTCPSHYSPHQRHQRPVHYSGFTPHRSPAGMGSPFPMLQGTTPGGWNRPGSIPNYGFPSNAGAGTLAPGSDAYGPGVVHGQSRGHWLGTSPKFTSGHGGTHISGRGIGYWHGSSMSPGSGRSGGRGRGFHPRGLQPDRTLGPERFYNKSMVEDPWQHLKPVIWKSLDTPGSSNSWLPKSISMKKARVPEAPNKTNSQRSLAEYLAASFDEAVNDAAGV
- the LOC120010269 gene encoding protein SICKLE-like isoform X4; this encodes MADLLKRGFHLQLKCRKAIILLIRDTKDPFTTVALLLLLIKCSKAIILLIRDTNDPFTTVALLLIKTQQEWAVHFLHIMELHLEPSHYSPHQRHQRPVHYSGFTPHRSPAGMGSPFPMLQGTTPGGWNRPGSIPNYGFPSNAGAGTLAPGSDAYGPGVVHGQSRGHWLGTSPKFTSGHGGTHISGRGIGYWHGSSMSPGSGRSGGRGRGFHPRGLQPDRTLGPERFYNKSMVEDPWQHLKPVIWKSLDTPGSSNSWLPKSISMKKARVPEAPNKTNSQRSLAEYLAASFDEAVNDAAGV